Proteins from one Bradyrhizobium roseum genomic window:
- a CDS encoding DUF3551 domain-containing protein: protein MRKIIGTAGFVAIMFTAFPASAHSTAPYDYAYCLQGKNYGLPGLCQFTSYQQCMTTASGTTAFCAKNPRLAFRTDGFQPHGLNHHDKNYRSHVPAR, encoded by the coding sequence GTGCGCAAGATCATTGGAACCGCAGGATTTGTCGCGATCATGTTCACGGCGTTTCCGGCATCCGCTCATTCGACGGCGCCTTACGATTATGCCTACTGCCTGCAAGGCAAGAATTACGGCCTTCCGGGCCTGTGCCAATTCACCAGCTACCAGCAATGCATGACGACGGCGTCAGGTACAACGGCCTTCTGCGCGAAGAATCCGCGGTTGGCGTTTCGTACGGATGGATTCCAGCCGCACGGGCTGAATCATCACGACAAGAACTACCGCTCGCACGTACCGGCGAGGTGA
- a CDS encoding Zn-dependent hydrolase: MTKIASNLQIDSARMWGTIHETAQFGATPKGGVRRLTLGPEDKQVRDWFRSACEAAGLEVQVDTLGSMFGLRKGRDMSKAPIGLGSHLDTQPTGGKFDGVLGTLAALEVVRTLNDAGIETETPICICNWTNEEGSRFAPAMMASAAYVGDFTTDDILSRKDAEGVTVGEALDSIGYRGATAVGTQKFSGFVELHIEQGPILEAENKTIGVVDSGQGVLWYDGKITGFESHAGSTPMPLRRDALATLSEIVLAMEAIAKKHGPKAVGTIGEAVIANPSRNVIPGEIAFTLDCRSADAAIMEALDKDLRAAIAEIAARRKVEVQFDLIWRKPPTHFNPKLVDAVENAAKMLGYSHRRITSGAGHDACNLNTVIPAAMVFVPCKDGISHNELEDATQADCAAGANVLMHTVLALAGVAS, encoded by the coding sequence ATGACCAAAATCGCCTCCAACCTGCAAATCGATTCCGCCCGGATGTGGGGCACCATTCACGAAACCGCCCAATTTGGCGCCACGCCGAAAGGCGGCGTGCGGCGGCTGACCCTCGGACCCGAGGACAAGCAGGTGCGCGACTGGTTCCGCAGCGCCTGCGAGGCCGCGGGGCTCGAAGTCCAGGTCGATACGCTGGGCTCGATGTTCGGCCTGCGCAAGGGCCGCGACATGTCGAAGGCGCCGATCGGCCTCGGCTCCCACCTCGACACGCAACCAACCGGCGGCAAGTTTGACGGCGTGCTCGGCACGCTGGCGGCGCTCGAGGTGGTGCGCACGCTCAACGATGCCGGCATCGAAACCGAGACGCCGATCTGCATCTGCAACTGGACCAACGAGGAGGGCTCGCGGTTCGCGCCGGCGATGATGGCCTCCGCGGCCTATGTCGGCGACTTCACCACCGATGACATTTTGTCGCGGAAGGATGCCGAGGGCGTCACGGTGGGAGAGGCGCTCGACAGCATCGGCTATCGCGGCGCCACCGCGGTCGGCACGCAGAAATTCTCCGGCTTCGTCGAACTGCACATCGAACAGGGCCCGATCCTCGAGGCCGAAAACAAGACCATCGGCGTGGTCGATTCCGGCCAGGGCGTGCTGTGGTACGACGGCAAGATCACCGGCTTCGAGAGCCATGCCGGTTCGACGCCGATGCCGTTGCGCCGCGACGCGCTGGCGACGCTGTCGGAAATTGTGCTGGCGATGGAGGCGATCGCGAAGAAGCACGGCCCGAAGGCCGTCGGCACGATCGGCGAGGCCGTCATCGCCAATCCCTCGCGCAACGTCATTCCCGGCGAGATCGCCTTCACGCTCGACTGCCGCAGCGCGGACGCCGCCATCATGGAAGCGCTCGACAAGGATTTGCGCGCTGCCATTGCCGAGATCGCAGCACGCCGCAAGGTCGAGGTCCAGTTCGACCTGATCTGGCGCAAGCCGCCGACGCATTTCAATCCAAAACTGGTGGACGCGGTGGAGAACGCGGCGAAGATGCTGGGCTACTCGCATCGCCGCATCACCTCCGGCGCCGGCCACGATGCCTGCAACCTGAACACGGTGATCCCGGCGGCGATGGTGTTCGTGCCCTGCAAGGACGGCATCAGCCACAACGAACTCGAAGACGCCACGCAGGCCGATTGCGCGGCGGGCGCCAATGTGCTGATGCATACCGTGCTGGCGCTCGCTGGCGTCGCATCCTGA
- a CDS encoding NAD(P)-dependent oxidoreductase: MRGVFVDANESLAVIFERLQGPDDPEVRINRDPDIKPEDYPAILDGAEIAIVDHTALPTDVAKKCTGLKHVVFLGTGARSYMNPEELAELGIEVHLIKGYGDTAVAECAIALMWEGARGLAKMDRGIRAGNWLRDDGMQLTGKTLGLIGFGGIASEVARIALGAGMRVIAWNRSPKKHPKVSFVELDELLAESDVISIHLLLNDETRGMVSRACIEAMKLGVILVNTARGAIVDEEAMIDALKSGQIRHAGLDVFNIEPLPADHPLTKLDNVTLSAHSAFRTPEASENLMRAAWEHCRRVTKGN; the protein is encoded by the coding sequence ATGCGCGGAGTTTTCGTCGACGCCAATGAATCGCTGGCCGTCATTTTTGAGCGGCTTCAGGGGCCAGACGATCCGGAAGTGCGGATCAACCGGGATCCCGACATCAAGCCGGAAGATTATCCCGCCATCCTCGATGGCGCCGAGATCGCGATCGTCGATCACACCGCGCTGCCGACCGATGTCGCGAAGAAGTGCACCGGCCTGAAGCATGTCGTGTTCCTCGGCACCGGCGCGCGCAGCTACATGAACCCGGAAGAACTCGCCGAGCTCGGCATCGAGGTGCATCTGATCAAGGGCTATGGCGACACTGCCGTGGCGGAATGCGCCATCGCGCTGATGTGGGAAGGCGCGCGCGGGCTCGCCAAGATGGACCGCGGCATCCGCGCCGGCAACTGGCTGCGCGACGACGGCATGCAATTGACGGGCAAGACGCTCGGCCTGATCGGCTTCGGCGGCATCGCGTCCGAAGTCGCGCGCATCGCGCTCGGCGCCGGCATGCGGGTCATCGCCTGGAACCGGTCGCCGAAGAAGCATCCGAAAGTCAGCTTCGTCGAACTCGACGAACTGCTGGCGGAGAGCGACGTGATTTCGATTCATCTGCTGCTCAACGACGAGACGCGCGGCATGGTCTCGCGCGCCTGCATCGAGGCCATGAAGCTCGGCGTCATCCTGGTCAACACCGCGCGCGGCGCGATCGTTGACGAGGAAGCCATGATCGACGCACTGAAATCAGGCCAGATCCGCCATGCCGGTCTCGACGTCTTCAACATCGAGCCGCTGCCGGCCGACCACCCGCTGACCAAGCTCGACAACGTGACGCTCTCGGCGCATTCCGCCTTCCGCACCCCGGAGGCCAGCGAGAATTTGATGCGCGCGGCGTGGGAGCACTGCCGGCGGGTGACGAAGGGAAACTAG
- a CDS encoding suppressor of fused domain protein → MLSLFKRPLFDRGSPTAAADFHAQRLAIYERELGERDHTFLDPGDSRIDIHAFGRDFVPDCEDGSDEGYVLLTNGMSERHMAVPSQADVRRRAELMWYVREATTETSTNLRWLATVPFIDSTWFGFGHRLPMPAPPVAGTDFKTFLFLTPIIAPDQRIAETLQVAGDPVEILTVNLISDREYELIKREGLDAFLDLLDENDYPAIFDPARKSYV, encoded by the coding sequence ATGCTATCACTTTTCAAGAGGCCGTTGTTCGATCGGGGCAGCCCCACCGCGGCCGCGGATTTCCATGCGCAACGGCTTGCGATCTATGAGCGCGAGCTCGGCGAACGCGACCATACGTTTCTCGACCCCGGCGACAGCCGTATCGACATCCACGCCTTCGGCCGCGATTTCGTGCCGGATTGCGAAGACGGTTCGGACGAGGGCTACGTTCTCCTGACCAACGGCATGAGCGAGCGGCACATGGCCGTTCCGTCACAGGCAGACGTGAGGCGCCGCGCCGAACTGATGTGGTATGTCCGCGAGGCGACAACGGAAACCAGCACCAACCTGCGCTGGCTCGCGACCGTGCCGTTCATCGACAGCACCTGGTTCGGGTTCGGACACCGCCTGCCGATGCCCGCGCCGCCGGTCGCCGGCACCGATTTCAAAACATTCCTGTTTCTCACGCCGATCATCGCCCCGGACCAGCGCATCGCGGAGACGCTCCAGGTCGCCGGCGACCCGGTGGAGATTCTGACCGTCAACCTGATCTCCGACCGCGAATATGAATTGATCAAACGCGAAGGCCTCGACGCGTTTCTCGATCTGCTCGACGAAAACGATTATCCCGCGATCTTCGATCCGGCGCGGAAATCGTACGTGTAG
- a CDS encoding tartrate dehydrogenase: MSSAKKQYRIAVIPGDGIGKEVVPEGLRVLEAAAKKHGVAVHFDHFDFASWDYYEKHGEMMPEDWKAKIGKHDAIYFGAVGWPAKIPDHISLWGSLIKFRREFDQYVNLRPVRLMPGVPSPLANRKPGDIDFWVVRENTEGEYSSVGGRMFPDTDREFVTQQTVMTRVGVDRILKFAFELAQSRPKKHLTSATKSNGISITMPYWDERVEAMAKNYPKVKWDKYHIDILTANFVLHPDWFDVVVGSNLFGDILSDLGPACTGTIGIAPSGNINPEGHFPSVFEPVHGSAPDIAGQGIANPIGMIWSGAMMLEHLGEKQAAAAIVGAIERTLGERTLRTRDLGGNADTVACGKAVAEMVE, from the coding sequence ATGAGCAGCGCCAAAAAGCAGTATCGGATCGCGGTCATTCCCGGAGACGGCATCGGCAAGGAGGTGGTTCCGGAGGGCCTGCGCGTGCTGGAGGCGGCCGCGAAAAAGCATGGCGTGGCCGTGCATTTCGACCATTTCGATTTCGCGTCCTGGGACTATTACGAGAAGCACGGCGAGATGATGCCGGAGGACTGGAAGGCAAAAATCGGCAAGCATGACGCGATCTATTTCGGCGCGGTCGGCTGGCCGGCGAAAATCCCGGATCACATTTCGCTGTGGGGCTCGCTGATCAAGTTCCGCCGCGAGTTCGACCAGTACGTCAATCTGCGCCCCGTACGGCTGATGCCCGGCGTGCCGTCGCCGCTCGCCAACCGCAAGCCCGGCGATATCGATTTCTGGGTGGTGCGCGAAAATACCGAGGGTGAGTATTCATCGGTCGGCGGGCGGATGTTCCCGGACACCGACCGCGAATTCGTCACCCAGCAGACGGTGATGACGCGCGTGGGTGTCGATCGTATTTTGAAGTTCGCGTTCGAGCTGGCGCAGTCGCGGCCGAAGAAACATTTGACCTCGGCGACCAAGTCCAACGGCATTTCGATCACGATGCCCTATTGGGACGAGCGCGTCGAGGCGATGGCGAAAAACTATCCGAAGGTGAAGTGGGACAAGTACCACATCGACATTCTCACCGCGAACTTCGTGCTGCATCCGGACTGGTTCGACGTCGTGGTCGGCTCCAATTTGTTCGGCGACATCCTGTCCGATCTCGGCCCGGCCTGCACCGGCACCATCGGCATCGCGCCGTCGGGCAACATCAATCCGGAAGGCCATTTCCCGTCGGTATTCGAGCCGGTGCATGGCTCGGCGCCTGACATCGCAGGGCAGGGCATCGCCAACCCGATCGGCATGATCTGGTCCGGCGCGATGATGCTGGAGCATCTCGGCGAGAAGCAGGCCGCAGCGGCCATCGTCGGCGCCATCGAGCGCACGCTGGGTGAACGCACGTTGCGTACGCGGGATCTCGGCGGCAATGCCGATACGGTTGCGTGCGGCAAGGCGGTCGCGGAGATGGTAGAGTAG